The Phormidium sp. PBR-2020 DNA segment AGGTATTTCCCCGTGAAGCTATAGGCACCGCACTATACCCCTTAAGAGCAGTGTCGGATCGTTCACTTTTTCCCGTGAGAGGTTCTCCATGCAACGTCTGTTAATGCACAATCCCATCGCTGTCGCGACCCTGTGGATTTTGGCCTACCTTGTGGTTTCTATCGTTCCGCTAGCCGTGATGCTGCTGCACCCGGCCCCTCCCGGCCGGGGGTTTTGGCTGGAGTTTTCCGTTGCCCTAGGCTTCATTGGCCTAGCGATGATGGTGCTACAGTTTGCCCTCGCCGCCCGCGTCAACCGGATCGAGTCGTCCTACGGCATCGATATTTTGATTCAGTTTCACCGCCATACCTCCTTAGCGGCGTTTTTGATGGTGCTGGCACATCCAGTGATTTTATTCGCGGTTGACCCCGAAACCCTGGGGCTGCTGAATGTTTTTGAGGCCCCCTGGCGGGCGCGGATGGCCGTCATTGCCACCTTGGCCTTTTTGATTATGGTGGTGACCACGATTTGGCGCAAGCCGCTAAACATTCCCTACGAACCCTGGCGGGCAGCCCACAGTCTTTTGGCAGTGGTGGCGGTGGGATTTGGCTTTGGCCATGCCCTAGGAGTCAGCAACTACATGAGCCTGTTCTGGAAAGGGGTACTGTGGTCGGCCATGGTGCTGGCAGCCCTGTGGCTGATTCTCTATGTGCGACTGGTTAAGCCTATGCTGATGACTAAGCGTCCCTACCTCGTTGAGGCGGTCGAACCCCAGCGCGGCGATGTCTGGACCTTGGCCCTGCGTCCCCACGGCCACGAGGGATTTACCTTCCAACCGGGGCAGTTCGCCTGGATTACCCTGGGCATTCACCCGATTGGGATGCGGGAGCATCCATTTTCCATGTCTTCGAGCGGCGACCACCCGGAGCGAATTGAGTTTGGCATTAAGGCCCTAGGGGACTTTACCCGCAGCATCAAAGATGTCAAACCCGGCACCAAAGCCTACCTAGACGGTCCCTACGGCGTGTTCACCACCGAGCGCTATTGGGACAGTGCCGGGTTTGTGCTGATTGCCGGCGGCATCGGCATTACGCCCATGTACAGCATGTTACTGACCGCTGTCGAGCGCCAGGATGATCGTCCGTTTTTGCTAATCTATTCAGCCTCATCCTGGGAGGACTTTACTTACCGAGAGGAGTTAGAAGCCCTCAAAGACAACCTTGATTTAACAATTGTCTACGTGCCGCGCCACCCTCATGAGGGCTGGACTGGGGAAACTGGCTATGTTGATCAGTCGCTCCTGGCCCGCTACATTCCTCTCCACCGGGGCAGCCGCCAGTACTTTATCTGTGCTGCTCCGGTGATGATGGATCAGGTTGAAGCTGCGCTGTTTACCCTGGATGTTCCGGTTACGAACGTGCATATGGAACACTTTAATTTGGCTTAGGATTATGCGCTATAGCATCATGCTGCAAATTGTTGTGGCGACAACGCTCATTCTGGTGGGTTCGGGGGCGTTCTTTGCCTGGCTGCAAAACCGGCCCCAACTCGACCAGTTCGAGGGTAGCCAAGGGAACGCTGCGTTCCTCTCTCTCTCCCGCGAGACACCCTAAAGCGGGTAATTCGATATCCAACATGGGAACAATTTTCTGGGTTACCAGACGATACTGAGATCTAACTCAAAGCCGGGTAAGATGGTTTCGCCATTAAGGATTGTTGGGCGATCGCGCTGTTCGGGTTCGGTGTCCCTGGCGATAAATTTCTACCGTCTGTGCTTGGCGGTCAATCAACCACCCCAGCTTGACTCCAGCCTCTGTGACGATCGCGATAAAACCGCTAGCCAATATATTACCTATCCTTGCCTAATCGTCGAAGTCCTCTCGGCCAGCACTGAAGCCTATGATC contains these protein-coding regions:
- a CDS encoding ferric reductase-like transmembrane domain-containing protein; this translates as MQRLLMHNPIAVATLWILAYLVVSIVPLAVMLLHPAPPGRGFWLEFSVALGFIGLAMMVLQFALAARVNRIESSYGIDILIQFHRHTSLAAFLMVLAHPVILFAVDPETLGLLNVFEAPWRARMAVIATLAFLIMVVTTIWRKPLNIPYEPWRAAHSLLAVVAVGFGFGHALGVSNYMSLFWKGVLWSAMVLAALWLILYVRLVKPMLMTKRPYLVEAVEPQRGDVWTLALRPHGHEGFTFQPGQFAWITLGIHPIGMREHPFSMSSSGDHPERIEFGIKALGDFTRSIKDVKPGTKAYLDGPYGVFTTERYWDSAGFVLIAGGIGITPMYSMLLTAVERQDDRPFLLIYSASSWEDFTYREELEALKDNLDLTIVYVPRHPHEGWTGETGYVDQSLLARYIPLHRGSRQYFICAAPVMMDQVEAALFTLDVPVTNVHMEHFNLA